Proteins encoded together in one Xiphophorus maculatus strain JP 163 A chromosome 13, X_maculatus-5.0-male, whole genome shotgun sequence window:
- the LOC111610633 gene encoding uncharacterized protein LOC111610633 gives MEMTYGLGFGILLICLVQAELAGCSWAKDAHGPQNSNTNSAFPPPDGILRKFSSNFQSQLKQDFFSPPSIQVQTSSFNTEPAAKSGYDRKPSTSGLTQPHPQPVQSSGRLVKNTSWSKPKSQSTLPAQQSPRVSQREGYSFRSASSYGQKGSSAILFGPVGPGPRSSIRMQTFAKGRARKVPSGRASQGANVRSFSPHAAAGRFYPSPQFALKTGDYRPRSRLTGLAGSRSGREGESVLGFAPVMVYDLPEPFGGSAIRRLKRPIEQATPPQRAPPYKPERTNSHSGYDWSRMKQNQGPVQKPFWITTPSPSSDGESPPFTIRRLVRPIEQETPPQRVLPYKPEQTNSHSGYAWSRMKQNQGPVQKPFWITTP, from the exons ATGGAAATGACTTATGGACTTGGTTTTGG CATCTTGCTGATTTGCTTAGTTCAAGCAGAACTTGCTGGTTGTTCTTGGGCTAAGGACG CACATGGACCCCAGAACAGCAACACAAACTCTGCCTTCCCTCCACCAGATGGCATACTGAGAAAATTCAGCAGCAATTTCCAGAGCCAACTCAAACAAGACTTCTTCTCTCCTCCCTCAATCCAGGTCCAGACCAGTAGTTTCAACACTGAGCCTGCAGCGAAAAGTGGTTACGATAGGAAGCCCTCCACCAGCGGCCTAACACAACCCCACCCTCAACCAGTTCAAAGCTCAGGGAGGCTGGTGAAGAACACCAGCTGGTCAAAACCCAAGAGCCAGAGCACTTTGCCTGCTCAGCAGAGTCCAAGGGTAAGCCAAAGGGAAGGCTACTCCTTCAGGTCAGCTTCCTCTTATGGGCAAAAGGGCTCATCAGCCATTTTGTTTGGTCCGGTTGGTCCTGGTCCACGTAGTTCTATTCGGATGCAGACGTTTGCTAAGGGTCGTGCAAGAAAAGTCCCATCAGGCCGTGCATCTCAGGGTGCCAACGTCAGGAGTTTCTCGCCTCACGCTGCAGCTGGGAGGTTTTATCCCAGTCCACAGTTCGCTCTAAAAACCGGAGACTACAGGCCAAGGAGTCGGCTCACTGGCCTGGCTGGTTCCAGAAGTGGAAGAGAGGGAGAGTCCGTTCTGGGGTTTGCTCCAGTAATGGTCTATGACCTTCCAGAACCCTTCGGCGGCTCGGCCATCAGACGGCTGAAGAGACCTATTGAGCAGGCGACACCTCCACAGAGGGCACCGCCTTACAAACCTGAACGAACAAACAGCCATTCGGGATATGATTGGAGCAGGATGAAGCAGAACCAAGGGCCAGTCCAGAAGCCATTTTGGATCACCACACCATCACCATCGTCTGATGGTGAATCACCACCATTCACCATCAGACGGCTGGTGAGACCTATTGAGCAGGAGACACCTCCACAGAGGGTACTGCCTTACAAACCTGAACAAACAAACAGCCATTCGGGATATGCCTGGAGTAGGATGAAGCAGAACCAAGGGCCAGTCCAGAAGCCATTTTGGATCACCACACCATGA